A genomic region of Glycine max cultivar Williams 82 chromosome 15, Glycine_max_v4.0, whole genome shotgun sequence contains the following coding sequences:
- the NIP1-4 gene encoding nodulin-26 gives MSVVADNSANNGSHQVVLNVNGDASKKCDDSSNQDCVPLLQKLVAEVVGTYFLIFAGCASVVVNLDKDKVVTQPGISIVWGLTVMVLVYSVGHISGAHFNPAVTIAHATTKRFPLKQVPAYVIAQVVGATLASGTLRLIFNGKSDHFTGTLPGGSDLQSFVVEFIITFYLMFVISGVATDNRAIGELAGLAVGSTVLLNVMFAGPITGASMNPARSLGPAIVHNEYKGIWIYLVSPTLGAVAGTWAYNFIRYTNKPVREITKSASFLKGGEAE, from the exons ATGTCTGTGGTGGCCGATAATTCAGCAAACAATGGAAGCCACCAGGTGGTTTTAAATGTAAACGGTGATGCCTCCAAAAAGTGTGATGACTCATCTAACCAAGACTGTGTGCCACTTCTGCAGaag TTGGTAGCAGAGGTGGTGGGGACGTACTTCTTGATATTTGCAGGGTGTGCTTCAGTGGTGGTGAACCTTGACAAGGACAAAGTGGTCACACAACCTGGGATTTCAATTGTTTGGGGCCTCACTGTTATGGTTTTGGTTTACTCTGTTGGTCACATCTCTGGTGCTCATTTCAACCCTGCTGTCACTATTGCTCATGCTACCACCAAAAGGTTTCCACTGAAGCAG gTACCCGCCTATGTGATAGCTCAGGTCGTTGGAGCCACACTTGCTAGTGGAACTCTCAGACTTATATTCAATGGCAAGAGTGACCACTTTACAGGAACACTCCCTGGCGGTTCTGACTTGCAATCTTTTGTGGTCGAATTCATAATCACTTTTTATCTCATGTTCGTCATTTCTGGCGTTGCCACCGATAACAGAGCG ATTGGAGAGTTGGCAGGGCTTGCAGTTGGGTCTACGGTACTGCTGAATGTGATGTTTGCCGG GCCAATCACAGGGGCATCAATGAATCCAGCAAGAAGCTTAGGGCCTGCTATTGTGCACAATGAGTACAAAGGAATATGGATATATTTGGTGTCACCAACTCTTGGAGCTGTGGCTGGTACTTGGGCCTATAATTTCATCAGGTACACAAATAAGCCAGTGCGTGAAATCACCAAGAGTGCCTCTTTCCTCAAAGGTGGTGAAGCTGAGTGA